A genomic window from Candidatus Omnitrophota bacterium includes:
- a CDS encoding secondary thiamine-phosphate synthase enzyme YjbQ, with protein MKSHTQYLWFNTKKREEFVNITPQVEEVLAKSGIKEGLLLVNAMHITASVFINDDESGLHEDFRVFLEKLAPHGIDKYRHNMTGEDNGEAHIRRTIMGREVVVAVTDGKLDFGPWEQIFYGEFDGQRKKRVLVKIIGE; from the coding sequence TACCCAATATTTATGGTTCAATACGAAGAAGAGAGAGGAATTTGTTAATATAACTCCTCAGGTGGAAGAGGTACTCGCGAAAAGCGGCATAAAAGAAGGCCTCTTGCTTGTAAATGCCATGCATATAACGGCGAGCGTATTTATAAACGACGATGAAAGCGGCCTGCACGAGGATTTTCGCGTTTTTCTTGAAAAATTGGCGCCTCACGGTATAGACAAATACAGGCATAATATGACGGGCGAAGATAACGGCGAGGCCCATATAAGGAGGACCATTATGGGCAGGGAGGTCGTCGTGGCAGTAACAGACGGCAAGCTTGATTTTGGACCGTGGGAACAAATCTTCTACGGTGAATTTGACGGTCAGCGCAAGAAAAGGGTGCTGGTTAAAATTATAGGTGAATAG